The sequence GGCCGAACCCCATGCCCGCCCGCGAGCCGAAGAACACCGCGCCCACCGCGCAGAGCACCTGCAGGGCGGTGACGGCCAGCATCACCCCGCCCAGTTCGACGATGGTGCCCAGATCGCCCTTGGCCACCCCGTCGTCGATGATGGCCGCGTTGACGGTGGGCAGGTACAGCGAGGCCAGCGTGCTGATCAGCTGGAGCAGCGCGACGACAGCCAGCAGCCCGCGGTAGGGCCGCGCATACTGCCGCAGCAGCGCCCACAACATCCCGCTACTCTCGCACACCGGCCACCGCCGGCGTCCGTTGCGAAACACCTGGAAACCCGATAACGGCGCAGGTCAATGGGGACGTCGGTGGTTGACCTCATGAGCTGCCGCTACAGTGCATGACGTGACCCCCACCACGCGCGCAACTTTCCTGCGGCTTGCGGTGGCGGCTGCGGTCCTCAGCCCGCTGGTTGCCGCATGCTCGGATTCGGAGCCGACCAACCCCGAGGTGCCACAGACCACGGCGCCGACGCAGAACGTCTCACACGGGCCCTTCTTCCCGCAGTGCGGCGGCGTCAGCGACGAGGAGATCACCGCGCAGACCCGCGTGCCCGGCCTGGTCAACACCGCCAAGACGTCGGTGGGCTGCCAGTGGTTGGCCGGCGGCAGCATCCTCGGGCCGCACTTCTCGTTCACCTGGTTTCGCGGCAGCCCGATCGGCCGCGAGCGCAAGACCGAGGAACTCACGCGAGCAAGCGTGGAGGACATCAACATCGAGGGTTACGACGGGTTCATCGCGGTGGGCGAGGACCCGATACTGGGCAACAACCTCTGCGAGATCGGCATCCAGTTCGATGACGACTTCATCGAGTGGTCGGTCAGCTACGTGCAGAAGCCGTTTCCCGATCCGTGCGATGTCGCCAAGGAACTGACCCGCCAATCGATTGTGAACTCCGAATGACACGCAGCCCATTCCGTCGCGCCGCGGCCGCCGCAATCGTGGCGCTGGCCGGGTTCTCGTTGCTGACCGGGTGCACACAGACTGTCGAGGGCACCGCCGCCAAGTCCGGTTCGGGCGACGTGCCCAGGAACGACGATTCCGAGCGGCAGTACCCCAACCTGCTCAAGGAGTGCGACGTGCTGACCGAGGACATCCTCGCGGAGACCGTCGGCGCCGATCCGCTCGACATCCAGAGCACCTTCGTCGGCGCGGTGTGCCGCTGGCAGGCCGCCAACCCGTCCGGGCTGGTCGACATCACCCGGTTCTGGTTCGAGCAGGGCAACCTGGACAACGAACGTCAGACGGCGCAACGGCTCGGCTACCAGATCGAGGACCGGCGGGTGGCCGGCATCCAGTCGATCGTGATGCGCCCGGATGATCCCAACGGCGCGTGCGGGGTGGCCAGCGACGCGGCGGGCGTGGTCGGGTGGTGGGTCAACCCGCAGTCACCGGGCATCAACGCCTGCGAGATGGCGCTGAAGCTGATGGAGCTGACGCTGGCGACCCGCGCCTGATCGGCGATCTGTGTGCGTTTGTTGCGGTGAGCGCGCCGAACGCACACAAGCCGCTAGCGCGGGACGTGGAAGGTCACCAGCGTCGCGCCACCGAGCGCCAAGTCGGGCCACGGCCGACGCGTGTTCAGCACCGCGATCGCCGACGTCGGGAACTTGATGGAGATCTGCTCGGCCGCATCGCTGTTGCCGCTGTCGTCGTCGGCCAAGCCCAGCGCGACAGAGGAGATCGCAGGCTCGTGCCCGACCACCAGCAGGGTGCGCACCTCTGAGGGGAAGCGCGACGACGTCCGGTTGATCTCGTCGAGCACGGTGCCGGGCGTCGCTTCGTAGAGCCGGTCGACGTACTCGACGGGCGCCTCGATGCCGGTGCGCTGCAGCGTCTGGCGGGTGCGGACGGCCGTCGAACACAGCACCGCGTCCACCGCGGGTGCGTGTGCGCGCAACCAGTCGCCGGCCAGCGCCGCCTCCCGCACTCCCCGCGGTGCCAGCGGCCGCTGGTGGTCGGCGACCCCCGGCGGGTAGTCCGACTTGCCGTGGCGAAGCAAGAGCAGCGTGCGGGAGGAGTCGCTCACGGTGTCACCGTAGGGCACCCGGCGTCATGGCGCGCCGCGCCTCACCGAACTTGTCGGCGCCCGGTCATACACTCGCGATGCCCGGGAAAGGAACGAGCAGAAGGGGGCCGGGATGCGTTTCCTGCACACCGCCGACTGGCAGCTCGGCATGACCCGCTACTTCCTCAACGGCGAGGCACAGCCCCGGTATTCGGCCGCCCGCCGTGACGCGGTGGCCGGTCTCAAACAGGTGGCTGCCGACAGCGACGCGGAATTCGTGGTGGTCGCCGGGGATGTGTTCGAGCACAACCAACTCGCGCCTCGGGATGTCAGCCAGTCGCTGGAAGCCATGCGCGCCATCGGTATTCCGGTGTACCTGCTGCCGGGCAACCACGACCCACTGGACGCGTCGTCGGTGTACACCAGCGCCCTGTTCACCGCCGAACGCCCGGACAATGTCACGGTTCTGGACCGCGCGGGTGTGCACGACATAAGGCCCGGCCTGCAGCTGGTGGCGGCGCCCTGGACCTCCAAAGCGCCGCTGGCCGATCCCGTCGCCGACGTGCTCGCAGACCTGCCCGCCGACGGGGCGACCAGAATCGTCGTCGGGCACGGTGGAGTGGACATCTTCGTGCCCGACAAGGACCGCCCGTCCCTGATCCGGCTGGCCGCGTTGGAGCAGGCCGTCAACCGTGGGGCCGTGCACTATGTGGCGTTGGGCGACAAGCACTCTCGCATGCAGGTCGGTTCCACCGGCCGGATCTGGTACTCGGGGTCACCGGAGGTCACCAACTACGACGACATCGAACCCGATCCCGGGCATGTGCTGGTGGTCGAGGTCGACGAGGACGACCCGGCGCGTCCGGTCCGCGTCGAACCGCACAAGGTGGGCCGCTGGCGGTTCGTGACGTTGCGCCGTTCGGTGGACAGCAACCGCGACGTCGCCGACCTCGACATCAACCTCGACCTGATGCCGGACAAGGACCGCACCGTGGTGCGGCTCGTGTTGACCGGATCGCTGACGGTCACCGACAAGGCCGCTCTCGACGCCTGCCTGGACAAGTACGCCCGGCTGTTCGCGGCGTTGCGGGTGGACGAAAAGCAGTCCGACATCGCGGTGGTGCCCGCCGACGGGGAGTTCGACGACCTCGGCATCGGCGGGTTCGCGGCGTCCGCGGTCGACGAGTTGGTCACCGCGGCGCGCGCCGACGGCGACGACGCCGATGACGCGCGCGCGGCGTTGGCGCTGCTGCTGCGTCTGGCCGACAGGGGGGTGGCATGAAACTGCACCGGCTGGTGCTGACGAACTACCGCGGGATCACCCACCGCGAGATCGAGTTTCCCGACCGCGGCGTCGTGGTGGTCAGCGGCGCCAACGAGATCGGCAAGTCCTCGATGATCGAGGCGTTGGACCTGCTGCTGGAGGCCAAGGACCGGTCGGGCAAGAAGGAGGTCAAGCAGGTCAAGCCGACGCACGCCGACGTCGGCGCCGAGATCACCGCCGAAATCTCCACCGGCCCATATCGTTTCGAGTACCGCAAACGGTTCCACAAACGCTGCGAGACCGCGCTGACGATTCTGGCTCCGCACCGCGAACAACTCACCGGCGATGAAGCGCACGAGAGGGTGCGGGCCATCTTGGAGGAGACCGTCGACACCGGGCTGTGGCAGGCGCACCGTGTGCTGCAGTCGACGTCGACGGCGGCCGTGGATCTCTCGGGCTGCGACGCGCTGTCGCGGGCGCTGGACGTGGCCGCCGGTGAGGCGCAATCCGACGCCGCGCAGGCCCAGACGGGCACCGATGCGCTGCTGATCGACCGGATCGAGGCGGAGTACCTGCGCTATTTCACCCGCACCGGCAGGCCCACCGGCGAGTGGGCGGCGGCGACCAGCCGGCTGCGCGCCGCCGAGGAGGCGCTGGCGCGGTCGGCGGCCGCGGTCGCGGAGGTCGACGACGCGGTGCGCCGCCATGCGGAGCTGACCGACAACCTCGGGCAGGTCGCGGCGACACGCGCCGAGGCCTCGAAGCGGCTCGCGGCGGCGCAGGAGGCCGCGGAAACCGTCGCGGAGCTCACGCGCCAACTCAAGGAAGCCGAGCTGGTCGCCGCGGCCGCCGAGGCCGGGCACCAGGCCGCGGTCGCCGCGGTCACGGAACGACGACGGCTGCGCGCCGACATCGACGAGCGGGCCGCCGCGATCGCCGAACTGCAGGCCTCGGTCACCGAGGCCGCCGACGAGCACGACACCGCAGCGGAGGTGGCGCAAGCCGCGCAGCGGGCTGCCGAAGAGGCCAGGACCGCGCTGGAGACCAGCCGGGAACGCGTCGAGGGCGCCAGGCAGATCGCGCAACGGCTGGCCGATCGCGACGAGGCGGATCGGCTCGCGGCCCGGTTGGCCAAGATCGACGCGGCCCACCGCGACCTCGGGCGGGTGTACACCGAACTCGCAGAGATCTCACTGACCGACGAGCACATGCGGGCGATCGAGGCCGCCGAGGGCGCGGTGGAACGGGCGGCGGCGCAGGCCGAGCTGATGTCGGCGCGGGTGGAGCTCACGGCGGTCGGCGATATCGAGGTGCGTGTCGACGGTGAAGCGGTCGGGTTGCGGGCCGGTGAGACGTGGTCGTCGTCGTTCGGTGCGCGGACTGACATCGAGCTGCCGGGGGTCATCACCGCGCGGGTGGTGCCCGGTGCGACAGCCGCCGAGACACGCGCGAAACTTGGTGCCGCCCAGCAAGTCCTGGCTGACGCGTTGGGTAAGGCCGGTGCCGCCGACGTCGCCGCGGCGCGGCTGCTGGATCAGCGGCGTCGAGAGCTGGCCGCCGAACGGGACCGGTTGCGCGCCACCGCGGAGGCGCTGACCGGTGAGGACACCGTCGACGAGTTGAGAGCGCGGCTCGCCGAACTCGGTGAGCCCTTCGACCTCGGCGCGAACGGTCCCCGCGACGCCGCGCAGGCCCGCGCCGAACTCGACGCCGCATCGGTCGCATATCAACAGGCCGTCGCGCAGTGCGAAACACACCGCAAGGTCGCCGAGGAAGCGGCCAAACGGCTGGGACAGCGGGCGCTGCGGGCCACGGCATTGCGTGAGAAGCTCACCACCGTCGAGGCCGAAATCACCTCGGCGCGAGCGCGATTGGCCGACCAGCGGGCGGCCGCCTCCGACGACGAGCTGACAATCAACGCCGAGACACACGGCGAAAAGGCGCGCAGGGCGGCCGCTCTGGTGACGGAGCTGGGCGAGGAGCTTGCACGCACCGCGCCCGACGTCGTCGCGGCGACCCTGCGCGACGCCGCACGGCAGGCCGACGAGTTGGCGACGCGCCACGACGAGATGGCCGACGCGCTGCGGGAGGTGTCCACCCAGCTGAAGGTGTACGGCACTCAGGGGCGCAAGGGACAACTCGACGAGGCCGAAACCGAACGCGAGCATGCCCAGGCGGAGTACGCGCGGGTGCGCCGCCGGGCGCGCGCCGCGGAACTGCTGCGTTCGGTGATCACCCGGCACCGCGACGCCACGCGGCTTCGCTACGTCGAACCGTTTCGCACCGAGGTGGAACGGTTGGGCCGCATCGTCTTCGGCGACACCTTCGAGGTCGAGATCGACAGCGCGCTGCGCATCTGCAGCCGCACACTGTCGGGCCGCACCGTGCCGTACGAGTCGTTGTCCGGCGGCGCAAAGGAGCAGTTGGGCATCGTCGCGCGGCTGGCCAGCGCGGCGTTGGTGGCCAAGGAGGACACCGTTCCGGTGGTGATCGACGACGCGTTGGGCTTCACCGACGCCGACCGGCTCGCCAAGATGGGCGCGGTGTTCAACGCGGTCGGCGGCGACGGCCAGGTGATCGTGCTGACGTGTGATGCGCAGCGGTATGCCGGCATCGCCGGCGCCGAGCACATCGAGTTGGCGGCTACGGCCTAGCGCGTCACATCGACGCCGGGCAACGACGCGGTGACTCGCGGCGGGGCACAATGAAGGCAATGGCCATGAACGCGAAGCGTCGCCGCGCCCACGACAAGCTCGCAGCGCTGCCCGGCGTGCGTGCCGTCCGCCGGCCGGTGACTTCCGGGGGCGACGACAGCTTCGACCTCTACTACGTGCGCGCCGGGCGCAAGTCGAGGCATCCGCTGCTGCTCATCCCCGGTGGTCCCGGCGCCGCCTCGGTGGCGCTGTACCGGGGGTTTCGGCGCCGCGCCGCGACGGCCGGGCTGGACGTGATCATGGTCGAGCACCGGGGCGTCGGGATGTCTCGGTACGACGACTCCGGTGTGGACCTTCCGCCCGAGGCGGTCACCATCGAGCAGGTCGTCGACGACATCGCGGCCGTGCTCGACGACGCCGGCGTCGACAAGGCCGTCGTCTACGGCACCTCCTATGGAAGCTACCTGGCCGGCGGCTTCGGTGTGCGCCATCCCGGCCGGGTGCACGGGATGGTGCTGGATTCGCCGGTGCTGTCCGCCGCCGACATCCACGCCGTGCGGGACGCGACCCGACGGCTGCTGTGGGACGGCGCCGACCCGGAGACCGCCGAGCTGGCGCCCAAGGTGCGACGGCTGGTCGACGACGGCGTCCTGACGCCGGCTGCCACGAACCTCGCCACCGCGGTCTACGGGTTCGCCGGTCCCGACCTGCTGAACCGTCAGCTGGACCTGCTGCTCGCCGGTCGGCACCTCCTGTGGTCTGCCATGGACCGGGTCAGCCGATTCGTGTTCGACCGCAAAGCGCCGTATCGCAACGAACCAGATCTGGTGGGCCGCATCGCTTACCGCGAGCTCAACTACGGCGCCGCCCCGGACGGACGGCCCCTGGATCCAGCGGTCGCCTACCGCGAAAGTTCCTCGAATGCAACTGACTTCGTCGCCGAACCCTACGATCTGGCCAACGGAATGCCGAACTTTCGCTGGCCCACCGTGGTGGTCTCCGGCGGGCGCGACCTGATCACCCCACCGGAGGTCGCCCGCCGGGTCGCCATGCTGATCCCGGATGCGGTACTGGTCACCTTGGCGACGGCCGGGCATAGCATCGTCGATCTTCGGGAGCGCGCGGCGCTCGACATCGTCGCCGCGCTCTATGCGGGCAAGGCCGGAGGACTGCCCGCCCGCTCGGCGGCGTTGGACTCCCGACCTGCCGGGCTGGGGATCCGCGCCCTGCGGTGGGGTGTCGCGGCGGCGACGACCCTGGAAGCGGCGCTGCCCCTCGGGGTCTCGCGAACCGCGCAGCACGTTACTTCATGAAGCCGATCATGGTGTAGTCGGCGTCAGCCAGACCGAATGCCCCGAAGTTCGCCAAACTGCTTCGCACAGCGATGTTTCCGGTCGACTGCGTCAACGGCAGGCTGAACACCTCTTCGAAGAGCATCTTGTCCAGCTCGTTGGCCAGCGTGCGCGCCTTGTCTGGATTCAGCTCCGAGACGGTCTCTTCGATCTTGGCGTCGATCTCGGGGCTGCTGATCCGGCCGAAGTTGCTTTCGGCATTCGTGCGGTAGATCTGGGTCAGGCTCGCCAACGGGAACGCGTCGCCGCTCCACGCGAACTGGGCGATGTCGAAGTTGCCGACCGTGACGAAGTCGGTGAAGAAGCCGGCGGCCGGCCTGACGTCGAGTTCCAGTTTCACCCCGATCTGGGCCAGGTTGTTCTGGGCGATCTGCCCGTACTGCCGGGTGCTGAGCGAATCGAAGAGCACATCGCGGATCACCAACTGGCGGCCGTCCTTCTCGCGGAACTGCCCGTTGAGCCGCCAACCCAGGGCATCGAGTTCCTGCCTGGCCTGGTCGGGGTTGAACGCGACCGCACCGCTGTTGTCCTGATATCCCTCCTGACCCGCGACGAAGATGTGGTTGTTCAGCGGCACCGGGTTGTCGGCCAACCCGCGCATGGTCACCGCGGCGATCGTGTTGCGGTCGATGCCTTTGGCGATGGCCCGGCGCAGCGCAGGGTCCTCCAGAATCTTGCCCGGGGCCCCGTTGAACGTGAAGTGGTACCAGGCCAGGCCGGGTGCGCGTCGAATGCTGACATCGGCTGTGCGCCGGGCGATCTCCATCTCGTCGAGCGTGGCCAGGCCGGTGGCGTCGATGGTGTTGTTCTGCAAGGCCGGAATGCGCGCGGCATCGTCGAGCACGAGGAAGGTGATGCGGTCCAGCGGCGGCGGCTCACCCCACCATTTCGGATTGCGTGTCAACGTGATTCGCTTCGCGCCGCGGTCGAGTTCGGAGATCATGAACGGTCCTGCCGACGGGCCCGGGCGC comes from Mycolicibacterium pulveris and encodes:
- a CDS encoding SixA phosphatase family protein, whose protein sequence is MSDSSRTLLLLRHGKSDYPPGVADHQRPLAPRGVREAALAGDWLRAHAPAVDAVLCSTAVRTRQTLQRTGIEAPVEYVDRLYEATPGTVLDEINRTSSRFPSEVRTLLVVGHEPAISSVALGLADDDSGNSDAAEQISIKFPTSAIAVLNTRRPWPDLALGGATLVTFHVPR
- a CDS encoding DUF3558 domain-containing protein, which codes for MTRSPFRRAAAAAIVALAGFSLLTGCTQTVEGTAAKSGSGDVPRNDDSERQYPNLLKECDVLTEDILAETVGADPLDIQSTFVGAVCRWQAANPSGLVDITRFWFEQGNLDNERQTAQRLGYQIEDRRVAGIQSIVMRPDDPNGACGVASDAAGVVGWWVNPQSPGINACEMALKLMELTLATRA
- a CDS encoding ABC transporter family substrate-binding protein, whose translation is MKIGRFAAATLATVLVLSGCSGGNDEAPSAGGAAEVGATNDINPQPRENLREGGNLRLALNDFPPNFNPLHIDGNTGDVASLMRPTMPRAFQIAADGSASVNTDYFTSVELTSTDPQVVTYTINPEAVWSDGTPITWEDLKAQIEATSGKNNQYAIAATNGSDRVASVERGVDDRQAVITFAEPWADWKGMFAGSTVLSPKSTTATPEAFNQGQLERPGPSAGPFMISELDRGAKRITLTRNPKWWGEPPPLDRITFLVLDDAARIPALQNNTIDATGLATLDEMEIARRTADVSIRRAPGLAWYHFTFNGAPGKILEDPALRRAIAKGIDRNTIAAVTMRGLADNPVPLNNHIFVAGQEGYQDNSGAVAFNPDQARQELDALGWRLNGQFREKDGRQLVIRDVLFDSLSTRQYGQIAQNNLAQIGVKLELDVRPAAGFFTDFVTVGNFDIAQFAWSGDAFPLASLTQIYRTNAESNFGRISSPEIDAKIEETVSELNPDKARTLANELDKMLFEEVFSLPLTQSTGNIAVRSSLANFGAFGLADADYTMIGFMK
- a CDS encoding AAA family ATPase, translating into MKLHRLVLTNYRGITHREIEFPDRGVVVVSGANEIGKSSMIEALDLLLEAKDRSGKKEVKQVKPTHADVGAEITAEISTGPYRFEYRKRFHKRCETALTILAPHREQLTGDEAHERVRAILEETVDTGLWQAHRVLQSTSTAAVDLSGCDALSRALDVAAGEAQSDAAQAQTGTDALLIDRIEAEYLRYFTRTGRPTGEWAAATSRLRAAEEALARSAAAVAEVDDAVRRHAELTDNLGQVAATRAEASKRLAAAQEAAETVAELTRQLKEAELVAAAAEAGHQAAVAAVTERRRLRADIDERAAAIAELQASVTEAADEHDTAAEVAQAAQRAAEEARTALETSRERVEGARQIAQRLADRDEADRLAARLAKIDAAHRDLGRVYTELAEISLTDEHMRAIEAAEGAVERAAAQAELMSARVELTAVGDIEVRVDGEAVGLRAGETWSSSFGARTDIELPGVITARVVPGATAAETRAKLGAAQQVLADALGKAGAADVAAARLLDQRRRELAAERDRLRATAEALTGEDTVDELRARLAELGEPFDLGANGPRDAAQARAELDAASVAYQQAVAQCETHRKVAEEAAKRLGQRALRATALREKLTTVEAEITSARARLADQRAAASDDELTINAETHGEKARRAAALVTELGEELARTAPDVVAATLRDAARQADELATRHDEMADALREVSTQLKVYGTQGRKGQLDEAETEREHAQAEYARVRRRARAAELLRSVITRHRDATRLRYVEPFRTEVERLGRIVFGDTFEVEIDSALRICSRTLSGRTVPYESLSGGAKEQLGIVARLASAALVAKEDTVPVVIDDALGFTDADRLAKMGAVFNAVGGDGQVIVLTCDAQRYAGIAGAEHIELAATA
- a CDS encoding alpha/beta hydrolase, whose translation is MAMNAKRRRAHDKLAALPGVRAVRRPVTSGGDDSFDLYYVRAGRKSRHPLLLIPGGPGAASVALYRGFRRRAATAGLDVIMVEHRGVGMSRYDDSGVDLPPEAVTIEQVVDDIAAVLDDAGVDKAVVYGTSYGSYLAGGFGVRHPGRVHGMVLDSPVLSAADIHAVRDATRRLLWDGADPETAELAPKVRRLVDDGVLTPAATNLATAVYGFAGPDLLNRQLDLLLAGRHLLWSAMDRVSRFVFDRKAPYRNEPDLVGRIAYRELNYGAAPDGRPLDPAVAYRESSSNATDFVAEPYDLANGMPNFRWPTVVVSGGRDLITPPEVARRVAMLIPDAVLVTLATAGHSIVDLRERAALDIVAALYAGKAGGLPARSAALDSRPAGLGIRALRWGVAAATTLEAALPLGVSRTAQHVTS
- a CDS encoding DUF3558 domain-containing protein, giving the protein MHDVTPTTRATFLRLAVAAAVLSPLVAACSDSEPTNPEVPQTTAPTQNVSHGPFFPQCGGVSDEEITAQTRVPGLVNTAKTSVGCQWLAGGSILGPHFSFTWFRGSPIGRERKTEELTRASVEDINIEGYDGFIAVGEDPILGNNLCEIGIQFDDDFIEWSVSYVQKPFPDPCDVAKELTRQSIVNSE
- a CDS encoding metallophosphoesterase family protein, whose translation is MRFLHTADWQLGMTRYFLNGEAQPRYSAARRDAVAGLKQVAADSDAEFVVVAGDVFEHNQLAPRDVSQSLEAMRAIGIPVYLLPGNHDPLDASSVYTSALFTAERPDNVTVLDRAGVHDIRPGLQLVAAPWTSKAPLADPVADVLADLPADGATRIVVGHGGVDIFVPDKDRPSLIRLAALEQAVNRGAVHYVALGDKHSRMQVGSTGRIWYSGSPEVTNYDDIEPDPGHVLVVEVDEDDPARPVRVEPHKVGRWRFVTLRRSVDSNRDVADLDINLDLMPDKDRTVVRLVLTGSLTVTDKAALDACLDKYARLFAALRVDEKQSDIAVVPADGEFDDLGIGGFAASAVDELVTAARADGDDADDARAALALLLRLADRGVA